Proteins encoded together in one Streptomyces sp. B1I3 window:
- a CDS encoding GNAT family N-acetyltransferase: protein MPELQRLHVGHAPAVLAFELANRAYFAASVPDRGDDFFARFTGRYNALLAEQEAGICAFHVLVAEDSSVLGRFNLVDIEDHSAELGYRVAQHVAGRGTATASVLELCRLAAARHGLRTLRAAIAERNVASRKVLTKTGFVPVGPADPAHLGGEPGTWYQRDLVLRP, encoded by the coding sequence ATGCCCGAGTTGCAGCGGCTGCATGTCGGCCACGCCCCGGCGGTCTTGGCCTTCGAGCTGGCGAACCGCGCCTACTTCGCTGCCTCGGTACCCGACCGCGGTGACGATTTCTTCGCCCGGTTCACCGGCCGGTACAACGCCTTGTTGGCTGAGCAGGAGGCGGGCATCTGCGCATTCCACGTGCTCGTCGCCGAGGACAGCTCGGTACTCGGCAGGTTCAACCTGGTCGACATCGAGGATCACAGCGCTGAACTCGGCTACCGGGTCGCGCAGCATGTCGCCGGCCGCGGTACGGCGACCGCGAGCGTTCTGGAACTGTGCCGACTGGCGGCGGCCCGGCACGGGCTGCGCACACTGCGAGCGGCCATAGCCGAACGCAATGTCGCGTCCCGGAAGGTGCTGACCAAGACCGGGTTCGTCCCCGTAGGCCCCGCCGACCCGGCCCACCTCGGCGGCGAGCCAGGTACTTGGTACCAGCGCGACCTGGTGCTCCGGCCGTAG
- a CDS encoding lytic transglycosylase domain-containing protein, translating into MAERSTATKHRSPSADHGGVRRPPLRPGDYDPADYTAYVVDSAGEAGVPPLLVMTVLHLEAYKPHHPLLERLWQWWKPGASFGLANMHRATFEQVRRTHDLDQRWQDLRDDPAFAVHAAALHLKDLDRSLPKRHVSRYTRDELLALGYNAGERNMRAFARGVPPGPMARSYLRRFRTYRGRAADVLAGRSRPRETVAGRSRGSDGS; encoded by the coding sequence ATGGCCGAGCGCTCGACGGCGACGAAGCACCGGTCCCCATCGGCGGACCACGGTGGCGTGCGAAGGCCACCCTTGCGGCCGGGTGACTACGACCCGGCCGACTACACCGCGTACGTGGTGGACAGCGCCGGGGAGGCCGGAGTGCCGCCCCTGCTCGTGATGACCGTGCTCCACCTGGAGGCGTACAAGCCGCACCATCCGCTGCTGGAGCGGCTGTGGCAGTGGTGGAAGCCGGGGGCCTCCTTCGGGTTGGCCAACATGCACCGCGCGACCTTCGAACAGGTACGTCGAACACACGACCTGGACCAGCGGTGGCAAGACCTCCGCGATGATCCGGCTTTTGCCGTCCACGCGGCGGCCTTGCATCTGAAGGACCTCGACCGGAGCCTCCCGAAGCGGCACGTGAGCCGCTACACCCGCGACGAACTCCTCGCGCTGGGCTACAACGCGGGTGAACGCAACATGCGCGCCTTCGCCCGGGGGGTCCCGCCCGGCCCCATGGCTCGCTCGTACCTACGCCGTTTCCGGACGTACCGCGGCCGGGCCGCCGACGTTCTGGCGGGCCGCAGCAGGCCGCGTGAGACCGTGGCCGGTCGAAGCAGAGGGTCGGACGGAAGTTGA
- a CDS encoding LysR family transcriptional regulator: METRELRYFVAVAEELHFGRAAQRLGIAQPPLSRAIQQLERRLGMALLNRTSRTVTLTEAGSVLLTEGRAALDAVDAAERRTRRAASTGAGRPGLVLAAKAGASSELLAKLLDAYAAEPGAVPVDVTLCGPAEQEGLLRDGRADVALLHRPFDSTAGFDTEDLSSESQVVVLPAGHPLTVRAHVHMADVTALPDLPLPRWPDPDGTYPPGPGPRVRDHAQLLQLIALGRACAISPDSCRAQLHGDLAAVPVLDAPTVTTVIAWPPHSRSRAVAELIRTATRLRHSSSRS; encoded by the coding sequence GTGGAAACCCGGGAACTGCGGTACTTCGTCGCTGTCGCGGAGGAGTTGCACTTCGGGCGCGCCGCACAACGGCTCGGGATCGCGCAGCCGCCCTTGTCGCGGGCGATCCAGCAGCTCGAACGACGGCTCGGGATGGCGTTGCTTAACCGCACCAGCCGCACCGTCACGCTGACCGAGGCCGGCTCGGTCCTGCTGACCGAGGGACGGGCAGCCCTCGACGCGGTCGATGCCGCCGAGCGCCGGACCCGCCGCGCCGCCTCCACCGGGGCCGGCCGTCCCGGTCTGGTCCTGGCCGCAAAAGCGGGGGCGTCCAGCGAGCTACTGGCGAAACTGCTCGACGCCTACGCCGCCGAACCCGGCGCCGTGCCCGTCGACGTCACGCTGTGCGGCCCGGCCGAGCAGGAAGGGCTTCTGCGTGACGGGCGTGCCGACGTCGCCCTGCTGCACCGGCCGTTCGACTCGACAGCCGGTTTCGACACCGAAGATCTCAGTTCGGAAAGTCAGGTCGTCGTCCTGCCGGCCGGACATCCGCTCACCGTCCGGGCCCACGTGCACATGGCCGACGTCACCGCCCTGCCGGACCTGCCCCTGCCGCGCTGGCCCGACCCCGACGGGACCTACCCGCCCGGTCCCGGCCCGCGGGTCCGGGACCACGCACAGCTGCTGCAACTGATCGCGCTCGGCCGCGCTTGCGCGATCTCACCGGACTCCTGCCGGGCCCAACTGCACGGTGACCTCGCCGCAGTGCCCGTCCTGGACGCGCCGACTGTCACCACCGTGATCGCCTGGCCGCCGCACAGCCGTTCCAGGGCTGTGGCGGAGCTCATCCGGACGGCGACACGTCTCCGGCATTCCAGCTCAAGATCGTGA